In Camelina sativa cultivar DH55 chromosome 17, Cs, whole genome shotgun sequence, the genomic stretch GCTTGAATTTCATTTCCTGCCAATCGATATTGAGCgaattcaaaaacataaaccgGTGGTGGATAGAGAGGACTTTCTGGTATGGCGTTTTAATAAGAGTGGCGATTTCACGGTGAAGTCAGCAGTTTGGTTGGCAGGCCAAATTAACAACCAAGATCGCTATAGAGAAGCAGATATCCAGCCATCAATCAATATTTTGAAAGCACAGGTGTGGAAGCTACAAACAGATCCAAAACTTAAAGTCTTTCTGTGGAAAGTTTTAAGTGGTGCTTTACCTGTTCTGTCTAAACTGAACCAGAGGGGTTTGAGACTTGATGAGAGATGCCATGTTTGTGGACAGGAGGGGGAAACAATAAATTATGTACTCTTTGAATGCAGTGGAGCTAGGCAGATTTGGGCTTTATCGGACTATCCCTCGCCGGAGTTTGGTTTTGACAAAGGATCAGTATACTCTAACTTACAACATTTGTTGGTCAATAGAGGCAACAGACTGTGGCCTGCTCTCCTAAGGAAAAGTTTCCCCTGGATCATTTGGCGGATATGGAAAAATCGTAATAGCTTTTTCTTTGAAGGCAAAAGTTTCTCTCCTATCCAATCAGTGCAGAAAGTTAGAGACGATGTAGATGAATGGTGCGTGGCTCAGCAAAAGGATCCCAATGGCGAAGACAAGTTTGTCGAAGCCAGAGGAGAAAACTCTAGGGATCTAGCAAGGAGTGGTCCATGACCAAATTCAGCAAGACACAATGACGAGTGGAAAGCTCCGCCTACTTCTTGGCTCAAATGTAATATAGGTGTGTCTtggtcaaaaagaaataaactagGTGGAGCATCTTGGGTTTTAAGGGATGATAAAGGCTTGGTGATCCTACATAGCCGTAGAGCCTTTACTAATGTTCCAAATAAAGACCAGGCAAGCTTTCTAGCTACACGATGGGCGGTGGAAAGTTTGATCACTCACAGATGTCTTAAGGTTTTACTAGCTATGGAAGATGGATCCCTAGTCCGGTGCGTTTCGAGGCCAAAAGCGTGGCCCTCTTTTGCTTATGAATCAGGGGAATTGACTCGGTTATTTAGGTTTTTTGAGCAGTGGTCGTTGGTGACCGAGAACCCAAAAGCTAATAGAGGAGCTCATCTCATTGCTCATAGTGTAACAAGCGAGTGTCGCCTCCAATCCTATGTGGCGTCAGATTATCCTTTATGGATGCAAGCAGTTTTTGAGGATGAGAGAGTTCGATCCTCTTTATAGCTTTCAGGGGAGGTTGTATGACTCAAATGGTTGTAGGTTTTAACCATTCTTTTGTATAGACCAGGTTACCAAAACTGGTACAAGGCTAAGGAAGTTTAGGCTAATTATGGCAGATGGtcaggttttgttttttggagaAGCTAGTTTGTCAACCCATGTAATATGTAACTCTTATTTCTCTAATTTCAATAGTAATCagatgatcaaaaaaaaaagcagtaaTAATGAAGCCTTTCATGTGATTAAGTCGGTCTAACAATTAACTATGGACCACAATTGTAAGCCCAAGTTAAAAAAGCCCATAACTTGAAAACCTATATAAAACCTGAATAGTCTTTTTCCTCCGTCCTTcgcttattcttcttcttctccacgaCGAAGTGATTTATTTTGCGGTGGTGCTCTTCCTTAGCGGCAAAAGGTACACGAtatgcttttttcttttaatctgtATCCTAATCGTAATAGTTCTCCACATCACCGATTATTCTATTTTCCCCTATCGCTACTCATGTCTTTAACGACTTTTTAATTTCCGcttaatcaatcaattttagaagatttgattAGTTTCCAGTTTCATCAGAATCTGATAcctattgttttcaatttttgctAGTTGCAGGAAGATGACGAAGATACTTCCACTAGAGGCTCCTCCTGTTGACGGTAATCTAGGTCCACTTCCTCCGTCGCAATTAacggaggaagagaaagagatgacgcaaacagagcaaaacaatTCAAATCGAGCTCCCGCGGCTGTTTCTACTCACACAAAACCTATCGGGATCATTCATCCACCTCCAGACATAAAACAAATCGTTGAGAAAACAGCTCAGTTTGTTGCCAAATAcggtttggtttttgaaaacaaggtTAAAGCCGAGAAGGCGAATAATCCTCATTTCAACTTTCTGAAAAGCGATGACCCTTATCATGACTTTTACAGGCACAAGATCACTGAGTACTCTGCTCTGAATCAAGACGGAGTTCAGTTTACTGATTTTGATGATACTACTACTAAAGATCCTGAACTTGATGCTGTAGATGCTGATGAGTCTAAACCTGACCTGCAGGCTCGATTTAGGGTTCCTTCTAGTAAGCCTTTGGAAGCTCCTGAGACTCAGAAGTATACGGTGCAACTTCCTAAAGGGATCACGAGTAAGGAGCTTGATATTATTAAGCTCACTGCTCAGTTCGTGGCACGGAACGGGAAGTCGTTTTTAACGGGATTAACGAGTAGAGAGATGAACAATGTTCAGTTTCAGTTTATGAAGCCAACGCATAGCATGTTCACTTTTTTCACTTCTCTGGTTGATGCGTATTCTAAATTATTGATGCCTCCTAaagatttgaaagaaaagatgatAAAGACTGTTGCTAGTTTGACTACTGTTCTTGAGCGTTGCTTGAATCGTCTTGAATGGGATCGTTCTCAGGAGAAACAgagtaagaaagaagaagaagagaaagagaaggagagagttCAGATGGCTATGATCGATTGGCATCATTTTGCTGTTGTTGAGTTGATAGATTTTGCGgacgaggaagatgaagatttgCCACCGTCTATGATACTTGACGAGGTTATAAGGAGGAGCAAAGTATCAGTAATGGAAAAAGATGAAGTTGTTGAGTCTGTAAAGGAGGTAGAaatggaaatggatgaagatgaGGTTGAGCTTGTTGCAGAAGGAGTGAGAGCAGCGAACCTGGAAGAGAATGGTTGCTCTATGCAGATTGAAAATGTAGACGGTGAAGAAGCACCTATGAGGATTGTTAAGAACTGGAAGAGGCCAGAAGATAGGATCATGACAGAGAGAGATCCAACTAAAGTTGTTATATCACCAATTACTGGAGAGATGATTCCCATTAATGAGATGTCTGAGCACATGCGGATTTCTCTTATTGATCCTAAGTTCAAAGAGCAGAAGGATCGGATGTTTGCTAAGATTCGTGAGACCACTCTTGCACAAGATGATGAGATTGCTAAAAACNACATTGTCGGGTTGGCCCGCCTTCGTCCTGATATCTTTGGAAcaaccgaagaagaagtctcAAATGCTGTAAAAGcagagattgagaagaaaaaagatgagcAGCCGAAGCAAGTAATATGGGATGGTCACACAGGAAGTATCGGTCGCACAGCTAACCAAGCCTTGACTCAGAACGCTAATGGAGAGGAGCAACTTGATGGTGTTTATGGATATCCTTATAACTTCCCTGGTCCAGctgctcttcctcctcctcgaaCAGGTGTCCCAACAGTCTTGCCATTACCAGTACCACCTCATACTTTTGCCTTGAACCTCCCTCGTCCTCCTCCTACTGTTCAGTACCCTGATGCACCGAGGCCACTTGTTGTTCCAATGATGCAGCCAATGCATCAGCAACACCAGTTCTCGATGCCCGGGCCACTTGGACACCCTTCGATGATGATGAACCGACCACCACAAATGCAGTCTACTATGCATGTGCCCCCTCCACCGGGATTTCAGTTTCCTCGTATGGAAATTCCTAGACCTTATGGTCAGCTTCCACCACATTCAACGGGGATGATGCAGCCACCACCTACGCCTGGGATGCTTGCTCCCCCACCACCCATAGAAACACCACCACATCTTCTTGAGGAGCCTGAGCCAAAGAGACAAAAGTTCGAGGAGTCAGTCCTTGTTCCAGAAGACCAGTTTCTTGCTCAGCATCCGGTAATGTGTTTTTTTCAGACTCTTACAGTAATTTTTTAATCCATTTCTTTTTCCTCTGAGTTATCTTaccttttttatatgttttcagGGTTCGGCTACTATCAGGGTTTCTGTGCCAAAAAAGGATGATGGGTCCAAAGTCATTGAGATCACAGTGCAGTCGTTATCCGAAAACGTGGGAAGTTTGAAGATGAAAATAGCAGGGGAGATACAAACTCCTGCAAATAAACAGAAGTTAAGTGGGAAAGTTGGGTTCTTAAAAGACAACATGTCGCTTGCACATTACAATGTCGGAGCAGGAGAGATCCTAACATTGTCTGTGAGGGATCGTGGTGGTAGAAAGAGATAGAGACCGTTTGGTTGATACAGGGAAATgctttttaatctcttaattctTGTTCTTTAATAGATGTCTTCTATTGGTTGCCAAAAGTATATGTACTGGTCTCTCGTACTCATCATATCTCTACTATTACTGACTTAAGTTTCTTTTGGATTTGCAGCTAGTTTTGGGGCAACGTTTTGCTCTATAATCTTTAAAGAACATATTTGATACTTTGCTTTTAGTGTTCTTCATGTTGTTaagcttttttaattaaattttactttctcTTCTCTGTAGGTACCAAATGAGGATGCTGCTTTGCTTGTTTCCCACAGGCTGATCATTGTCGCTGCCTCGCAGGGTACACATACAATTAGAATAGTTAAGATGttagttgaaagttgaaacattgCGAACCTTCTAGGATTTAAACATAGGTTCTCTTCTGGTTATTGAAAATGTTCTGTTCTACGCTGATACCGCCACCTCGAGACAGCAGAACTCTTGTGTCGGCTAAGTTTGTTTACAAACACGAGTTCAGAGTACAATATGAGAAAAGGATTACAGATAGTCATGTCCATAATGCTAGAAAAATCAAGTTTGTAAGATGCTCAGATCAAGTTTTTGATATGGTTCCTCTAAAAGTATACAGTTTGACTTCTTGAAGGGATCCGATCCTGAGAGTGCTTGATATTATCAAGGTCACAGTGCAGTCACTGACGCTTAATGGGAGATCGATCTTCAAGGGATTGATCACAACTAGAGAGGTTGACAATCCTCGGTTTTACTTTTGAAGCCAACTCATAGAGTGTTAACTTTTTTCACTGATTTGGTTGATGCGTTATATGGAACCATTATTAACCCCTCTCCAATATCTTGCAGCTGAATTAGAACGGATTTGAGGAGTCATGCTTATGCTTTGTGAATTCTTGCTCATTAGTCTTAACACCATGATTTAGATGCATAAGTCTTGTAGATTGCTTATTACTAATAACACCATCATTATGATTGTAGACTTGGGCCCTGTTCTTTTCTTAAACGCTGCGACAGCGGCAGCGACGGAGTTAAACGACGTTCACGAAAAGTAGAAATGAATTAAACGACACCGGAgcttaaaaataattgtttcaGTTGAGTCGCGGAAGGCAGAAAATGAGTCACGGCGACACCATATGATTCGCTGAAATTTGTAGCGACACTTCCGTCATCATCTCCGTTCCTTTTCTGCGACAGTTTTTCTCTCACTActgtgttttcttctctctcccaaaattgtttttcttctatcttGTCGCTGTCGCAGCGTTTGGTAAAAGAACAGGGCCTTGGTTGTCTTATTATGGCCCTGATTGGTAAcagacttttaagactttaaaattatttaaagcaCTAACAGCTATATTTTTGCCAATCACACTTTtattgctttttaatttttttaaagctttaaaagtcacttcttttttattcttccttgttttctcaaaaattttaaagcGTCAAATTCAGGCTGTAAAACTAAGGCTTTGAATGAGAGGACAGAAAAATAGCAGATCACCCTTTAATGCAGTTCTCCTATTActaagttaccattcaagaaattttttgcttaaaaaaattaatgcagATGAACTGTGTgcagttcatttttttttgtctttttgtggtAATTGCAGGAGAAATACATGCAGATCTGGTCTACAGCTTTTTTATGCTGTTCACCCTTGATCTGCATTTGAACTGCCAAATTTTTGATATACTTTTATTCTGCTTGGTCTGCTTGAACCACTTGATCTGCTCTGCATTACATGCTTTCTCCATTCAAAgcctaaataattttaaaaacattctttttttctcctctttatatttaaaacctctccaaaaacatatgtatattttttacatattatatttttacaaaattaattattctcattttttttttcttttaagatccatttcaataataatttttattttttttcatcatcatcagtgtaaaagtgtaaaaatagctacagttttaaaagtttttgacaaacaatcaaattttaacagttaaagtttttaaagtttttacagtGAAAATCTCTACAACCAAGAATAACAGCTGTTACCAATCAGGgtctatatatatgaaattttttactTAGAGGTCTCTGTTTAGCAAACCACTTTGTCATGAAAATTTAGATGATTATATATTGTAACGCAACAAATCATCTATATTCTTAGACTTATTTCTGGGACTTTCTTCCAAAGTGGAACGATCTCAGAAAAGCAAATGAGTTTGCGTTTGAATCAACCAGAGACGGCcaaaaaaacacaatagaagCAAAACGGTTTACACAAAATCGGATTCAAAGCTTCCAAACTTGTACCATTTTATATGCCCGTCTGTCTCTAAACAATCATCGAGCGAATTATTTAAAGCCCATTAAAGGCCCATTAGCCACAACTGAATACAGAGCTTCGTTCATAAATCCTAGGGCTCGGTTTGATTCCCCTTCTACTGTTTGGTTCTATCAATCTTTCATCAAAATCGTCTTGTAAACTTCACATCTCGAACTGGTTCGTGCTCCGCTTCTTCCCGACGTCGCACCGGTTCTCGCGGCGAGGCTGTTCCTTTCCAGCAGCTGAGGTACGGTGTTTCTTATCTCTCTCCTAAACCCTAAGCTGCACTTCTCCGCGTCGCCGATATACTTTTGTccgatctctttctctcgcaTCTGAGTTTcccagtatatatatataccttctcCAATTGAAATGAAATActcaattgtttttcttctacttcAGTAGATTTGATAGTTAGGTCGAAAAAGTTATGCTGAACTTTGAAAAGGTTTTTTGGTTGCAGAAAATGTTCAGTTCGATGGAGATACTGCCACTGGAGGCTCCTCCTGCAGATGGGAACTTAGGTACACTTCCTCCTTCGCAATTAACAGATCAGGAAGTCGAAGAGAGGGAGTTGTTGCAAGCAGAGCAAAACAACTTAAACCAAGCTCCAGCGGCTGTTGCGACTCACACTAGGACTATTGGAATCATTCATCCACCTCCTGATATCAGAACTATTGTTGAGAAAACGGCTCAGTTTGTTTCCAAAAACGGGTTGGAGTTTGAAAAGAGGATTATAGCTAGTAATGAAGGTAATGCCAAGTTCAACTTTTTGAAGAGCGCAGATCCTTATCATGCCTATTACCAGCATAAGCTCACTGAATACCGTGCTCAGAATAAAGACGGAGCTCAAGGTACTGATGATTCAGATGGTACAGATCATTCCCAGCTTGATGCTGCAGCAGCTGCTACTGCTGCTGATGAGTCTGAAGCAGGTGATGGACAGATCGACCTTCAGGCTCAATTTAGGATTCCTCCTAAGCCTCTTGAACCTCCGGAGCCTGAGAAGTATACAGTTAGACTTCCTGAAGGGATCACAGGTGAGGAGCTTGATATTATTAAGCTCACTGCTCAGTTCGTGGCACGGAACGGGAAGACGTTTTTAACGGGATTGACGAATAGAGAGGGCAATAATCTTCAGTTTCAGTTTATGAAGCCAACGCATAGCATGTTCACTTTTTTCACTTCTCTGGTTGATGCGTATTCTGAAGTGTTGATGCCTCCTAAAGATTTGAAAGAAAAGCTGAGAAAGAGTGCTGCTGATTTGACTACCGTTCTTGAGCGTTGTTTGCATCGTCTTGAATGGGATCGTTCCCAGGAGCagcagaggaagaaagaagaggatgagaaagagCTGGAGCGAGTGCAGATGGCTATGATTGATTGGCATGATTTTGTCGTTGTTGAGTCTATAGATTTTGcggatgaggaagatgaagagttgCCACCGCCTATGACACTTAACGAGGTTATAAGGAGGAGCAAAGTATCAGcgatggaagaagatgaaatcgtTGAGCCTGGAAAGGAGGTTGAAATGGAAATGGACGAAGAAGAAGTTAAGCTTGTTGCAGAAGGAATGAGAGCAGCAAACCTAGAAGAGATTGTTAAGATTGAAAATCTACACGATGAAGAAGCACCTATGAGAATTGTTAAGAACTGGAAGAGGCCAGAAGACAGGATCCCGACAGAGAGAGATCCAACTAAAGTTGTTATATCACCAATTACTGGCGAGCTGATTCCCATTAACGAGATGTCTGAGCACATGCGCATATCTCTTATTGATCCTAAGTTCAAAGAGCAGAAGGATCGGATGTTTGCTAAGATTCGTGAGACTACACTTGCACAAGATGATGAGATTGCTAAAAACATTGTCGGGTTGGCCCGCCTGCGTCCTGATATCTTTGGAAcaactgaagaagaagtctcaaATGCTGTAAAAGcagagattgagaagaagaaagatgagcaGCCGAAGCAAGTAATATGGGATGGTCACACAGGAAGTATCGGTCGCACAGCTAACCAAGCCTTGACTCAGAACGCTAATGGAGAGGAGCAAGGTGATGGTGTTTATGGAGATCCCAATAGCTTCCCTGGTCCAGctgctcttcctcctcctcgacCAGGTTTCCCAACAGTCCGGCCATTGCCACCACCTCCTAATCTCGCCTTGAACCTCCCTCGTCCTCCTCCTACTGTTCAGTACCCTGGTCCACCGAGGCCACTTGGTGTTCCAATGATGCAGCCAATGCATCAGCAACACCAGCTCTCGATGCCCGGGCCACCTGGACACCCTTCGATGATGATGAACCGACCACCACAAATGCAGTCTGGTATGCCTGTGCCCCCTCCACCAGGATCTCAGTTTCCGCATATGCAAGTTCCTAGACCTTATGGTCAGCTTCCACCGCATCCAATGGGGATGATGCAACCACCACCTATGTCTGGGATGCCTCCTCCCCCACCACCCGCAGAGGCACCACCACCTCTTCCTGAGGAGCCTGAGCCAAAGAGACAAAAGTTCGATGAGTCAGCCCTTGTGCCAGAAGACCAGTTTCTTGCTCAGCATCCGGTAATGTGTTTTTTTCAGAATCTTTGAGTAATTTTCGTATCCTTTTTCCCCCCATGAGTTGTATCTTACCTGTTTTATACATTTTCAGGGTTTGGCTACAATCAGGGTTTCTGTGCCAAACGATGATGGGTCCAAAGTCATTGAGATCACAGTGCAGTCATTATCAGAAAACGTGGGAAGCCTGAAGGAGAAAATAGCAGGGGAGATACAAACTCCCGCAAATAAACAGAAGTTAAGTGGAAAAGCTGGGTTCTTGAAGGATAACATGTCGCTTGCACATTACAATGTCGGAGCAGGAGAAATCCTGACATTGTCTATGAGGGAACGTGGTgggagaaagagatagagacagCTGGTCGACGCAGGGAAAtgcttttaatctcttaattctTCTTTAGATGTTTAAATTTGGTGGCCAAAACTATATGTACTGTTCTTAGTTTACACATCTTCTCTCTTGGCTCATCATATCTCTAATGTCTATGGGTTccagacgaagaagaaagatcatTACTGACTTACGCTTGTTTTGGTTTGCAGCTAGTTCTGAGGCAACGTTTTGGCTCTGtaatctttaagaaaaaaagataaaaacttatGTGATACTTCTTGCTTTACTTTGTCGTTGTGTGTTCTTACTTTGTGGTAAAGCTTTTTTTAGTGCAGTTTGGTATCTCTTCTCTGTAGGTAAGATACGAGGATGCTGCTTTGCTTATAGTGTTTTCAGGGGATGATCATTGTCAAAGGTACGCAATTACCATTGTTAAGATGTTAATTGAAACATTGAGAACCTTTCTAGGCTTTTGAACATAGgttttcttctatataaataCAGTGGTTTTGGTATGAAAAACGCTTCACATCTCTGCGACTTCTCTGGGCCTTTTATGAGTCTTTACCGATCAATCAATGTATATGTACGTCTTAAAGTCACATTTTCTGATTCTGTGTATTATAGCATTTGTCAAAATGAAGCTAGTAACAAAGATTGCTTACTCATTTATTCATTAGTTTGACAAAGaagtttttgtcaaaaaaaaaaaaagctccagtaaataagttgtgtttttttagcTGTTACAAAATCTACAATCTACATATTAGGAAAGAAAATTTATCATAGTTGAGCCTTCATTATAAGCCCGAGATGAAGTTAATATCTCAAACCGGAAAGTCGAATTCCATTTTTAACTGGGACTTAAGTATATCTTCCAAAGTAAAAAGATGGCGCTTTTCATAAACTGCGTTCGAAACAATAAAACTTCCGGACAGCGATATTGTTCGTTCATTCGTATTACAACAAACATAAGCTCTGAGAATCTtgtgtcaacaaaaaaaaagctctgaGAATCAAGATGTTGCTTTAGCCCATTTCCTGAAAATGTGTAATCTTTGTTGCTTAACAAGTCTACATAATAGATGagaaaattagaagaagaaaaagaaaaacagagaaatcaagtCACAATAATAAAGTGGCTTATATTACAACAATATTAAAATGCCCTCTGGGTCTGGGGTGACTCTGAAATCATCATATGACCTTATGGTCAGTCTTTGacttatttaaagaaaaacaagagaattGGGTTCTAATTTCATTCTAACTGGGGTTGGTTTAGTCCTAGATGTCCCTTTAAGGCttgatggtttcaagagaagGTGTGACataagaagatgaggaagatgatctGAGACATGATGGTGTGTTTGTAcgagaagagaaacaaagacaagaaaagaagacaaCTCGAATAACTCTTCTGAGAACTTGTCCTCTCTTTGGAACTAGACAAGCTTCTCTTTCACCcatctcgctctctctctctccggtttacttttggtttggtttttggtttagtATGTAGAGACGATGATGTGTCTTGCAAGCTGGAACTGCCGACGTGAGTCTATATAGTGATTAGTGAAGGAAGAGTTGGAGAGACAAAAGACCGCGTGAAGATCCTCAAGACGCGTTGGCtcgttctcttttttttttcttcttcttattgcaattcatttataatttgaaaattcatatatacttaggatctatatatataagttgcATATCATATAAGTGAATACTATAGGTTTAGTTTAAACTGGTAACTGTGCAGAGTTTGAAGTAGTCGtagacttttctttctttggttccaAGTTAACGCGTTTTTGGCTTAGTGAGCGaccggttttggtttttttcgtttatgaattttattctttttcgaATTTAAACAATACcctgtaaatatttttattttctatggATTACTTTTCTTCCCCTTCATATGTAAGTATTTTAACTCTATACAttgtatatgattaattaagaACTATACAATCTTTGGGTAACCCATGACTCCCTGCATGAAGAAAAAATGCGATACTTTGTGCTTTTTTATAAGCgttaatatttacatatatgcgttataaattatttttttatggcAGCATATATGGATTGTGAACTTGAACCAAAGAGTGTGGATTtgtgaataaaaaaagaattgtacATTGATTTTTGAAACACTATTCAGGACGTATTTGGTAATcgaaaaagaagagtaattcGGGTATCTGATCAAGGGCCGGGGCACACGGGTCCTGGTACTATCCAGGTGTAAAGAAAGAACATTATCGAGTTCCTGACTAGTCCTGACACTTGAGTCTACTACTCTTCGGGTTGCTGAAAACCTAGAAAGTAGTCTTATTCATCTGGAAAAGAATCAAGGGGAGGCTCAACAACTTTGGCTTCAAAAGGGGATGGACCACGGGGGTTAACACATTTTCCAAGCTgttaaccaaaatcaaaattcacatccAAGTGGAAAAAGACAACATGGTTAggaaaacaaagacataaaaaagAAGTAGGTTAAGCCTCCTTTTCATACACTTATAAAAGGCTAACATCTCGTGGAACTCCTAAATGATTTTTGCATCACTTtaattaaacaataaatataatatgatatgttGTTAGAAATGGTTCTAAGTCATGTCTTTTAAAACTTCATAATCGTCTAATGTTGTGGATCATACTCATCATCTCTTCTTGCACCTAGTCGTCACATCTcgtggagaaagaaaaaaatatttctttcaaaaGTTTGGCTCAAATAAGTGAGAATGATTTTTAAAGTCTATTCCTCCAAAAGACTGGTTTTACGTTTACATGAACCAATTCAAAATGTAAAACATAGACAATGAttctaaaagtttttataaaaatgtaaattgcaaaatcaaaatacaataaaacataacaaaaactaCTGTTAAAAGAAACGATTTCAATAAAACAATACTAAGTCAAAATAATCATGCTGATTCTAAAAGCTTGACACTCAAATCAATTAAGGGAGAGTGTCAATTTTGATAACAAATCAAGCTAGAAttataaataaccaaaatatatcaaaactaaaTTGATGGATTTTAtttagacataaaaataaaatttaattaagtcAAGTTCAATTGTTATGAACAACAAGAAGTGATGGATAAAAAATTTGAGCAAAGGTGTGTGTGTATTAACCTGGTTGTttgtccaagaaaaaaaaaccctggtTATTATATAATCTAGACCTCTCTCAAGTAAATGGCCACAAGTCATATACTGTTTGGCTCTTTGTTCGTAAAGCATCATGCGGAAATTTCCGGAATTATGTTTAATATCGATACGACTATTGTTCCCTGTTAAGTTAATTTGAAAATGAGTGTTCGACCCAAGTGGATTTAGTTCATAAAAGATATTACTAGAACAATGAATGACTCTAAACGTTATTGAATTTATATGAAAGATATTActaggaaattttttttttgtaattcttttatccaaataatattatttggctaagaaaatcaattatgtaataatttataaggaactgtaattataaatattcattgaacttaattttgcaattttgcaatagattacaaaaattattgatttcatgatttaaaagatattttaaatttgttatacCTAAATAATATTACTTGGTTAAGAAGATAATATCAATTTTGTTAAGGGTAATTTTCATGATTATAATATGCCTTGTCAGCATCCTAATCACGCACTATCAGCATCCACGTCATGCCACATCATTATTTTTGACAGTTGACTAATGGTAGCCAATGCTAATTTTGATactattaataaagtttttgttgtttagatAGAAAAATATACTCTAGAAATTGATCGTGTTGATATTTACACTTTTCTCTATATTTGATACAAACCGAATCAAGCCAATGATAAATGATGGTTTGATGCTTACGAAAAAGATCTTTGATCATCGGCTTGAAACGGCTTGTATCAAAGTCATTCGGTAGACCACTATTTTCATAGTCGCCTAAACATCTAACGTCGAAATGtgggtttttaattttggtttttgtttttgtttttatacctTTAAGATTTTACAAAGTGGTTTTTTGGAAGATTTATATTTTC encodes the following:
- the LOC104759226 gene encoding probable splicing factor 3A subunit 1; translation: MTKILPLEAPPVDGNLGPLPPSQLTEEEKEMTQTEQNNSNRAPAAVSTHTKPIGIIHPPPDIKQIVEKTAQFVAKYGLVFENKVKAEKANNPHFNFLKSDDPYHDFYRHKITEYSALNQDGVQFTDFDDTTTKDPELDAVDADESKPDLQARFRVPSSKPLEAPETQKYTVQLPKGITSKELDIIKLTAQFVARNGKSFLTGLTSREMNNVQFQFMKPTHSMFTFFTSLVDAYSKLLMPPKDLKEKMIKTVASLTTVLERCLNRLEWDRSQEKQSKKEEEEKEKERVQMAMIDWHHFAVVELIDFADEEDEDLPPSMILDEVIRRSKVSVMEKDEVVESVKEVEMEMDEDEVELVAEGVRAANLEENGCSMQIENVDGEEAPMRIVKNWKRPEDRIMTERDPTKVVISPITGEMIPINEMSEHMRISLIDPKFKEQKDRMFAKIRETTLAQDDEIAKNXIVGLARLRPDIFGTTEEEVSNAVKAEIEKKKDEQPKQVIWDGHTGSIGRTANQALTQNANGEEQLDGVYGYPYNFPGPAALPPPRTGVPTVLPLPVPPHTFALNLPRPPPTVQYPDAPRPLVVPMMQPMHQQHQFSMPGPLGHPSMMMNRPPQMQSTMHVPPPPGFQFPRMEIPRPYGQLPPHSTGMMQPPPTPGMLAPPPPIETPPHLLEEPEPKRQKFEESVLVPEDQFLAQHPGSATIRVSVPKKDDGSKVIEITVQSLSENVGSLKMKIAGEIQTPANKQKLSGKVGFLKDNMSLAHYNVGAGEILTLSVRDRGGRKR
- the LOC104755762 gene encoding probable splicing factor 3A subunit 1 codes for the protein MFSSMEILPLEAPPADGNLGTLPPSQLTDQEVEERELLQAEQNNLNQAPAAVATHTRTIGIIHPPPDIRTIVEKTAQFVSKNGLEFEKRIIASNEGNAKFNFLKSADPYHAYYQHKLTEYRAQNKDGAQGTDDSDGTDHSQLDAAAAATAADESEAGDGQIDLQAQFRIPPKPLEPPEPEKYTVRLPEGITGEELDIIKLTAQFVARNGKTFLTGLTNREGNNLQFQFMKPTHSMFTFFTSLVDAYSEVLMPPKDLKEKLRKSAADLTTVLERCLHRLEWDRSQEQQRKKEEDEKELERVQMAMIDWHDFVVVESIDFADEEDEELPPPMTLNEVIRRSKVSAMEEDEIVEPGKEVEMEMDEEEVKLVAEGMRAANLEEIVKIENLHDEEAPMRIVKNWKRPEDRIPTERDPTKVVISPITGELIPINEMSEHMRISLIDPKFKEQKDRMFAKIRETTLAQDDEIAKNIVGLARLRPDIFGTTEEEVSNAVKAEIEKKKDEQPKQVIWDGHTGSIGRTANQALTQNANGEEQGDGVYGDPNSFPGPAALPPPRPGFPTVRPLPPPPNLALNLPRPPPTVQYPGPPRPLGVPMMQPMHQQHQLSMPGPPGHPSMMMNRPPQMQSGMPVPPPPGSQFPHMQVPRPYGQLPPHPMGMMQPPPMSGMPPPPPPAEAPPPLPEEPEPKRQKFDESALVPEDQFLAQHPGLATIRVSVPNDDGSKVIEITVQSLSENVGSLKEKIAGEIQTPANKQKLSGKAGFLKDNMSLAHYNVGAGEILTLSMRERGGRKR